One Arthrobacter sp. B3I4 genomic window, AGATTTCCTGTCCCGAGCTGGACCTGGCGGTGGATACCGCCCGGAGCGCCGGCTCCATCGGTTCCCGGATGACCGGCGGCGGGTTCGGCGGCTCCGCGATCGCCCTCGCGCCGGCCGGTGCCGAGCAGGAGGTGCGGGACGCCGTCGGACGCGCGTTCGCCCGTGCCGGTTACACCGCGCCGGACATTTTCCGCGTCCGCCCGGCAGCGGGAGCCCGACGCCTCGCCTGAACCGTTCCGGCCCCGGCGGCGCCCCCCGGTTCCCAAATTTCCGGGGCAAACCTTCCGGTGCCCACGGCCGAACGTGCCGGCGCCGAAACGCGAGAAGCGGGCCCCGCCGTCTGGCAGGGCCCGCTTCTCGCGGTTGTCTTACTGTGTACGGCTAAGGACTAGTCGTCGCCGCGGAGGATGGCCAGCAGGCGGATGATCTCCACGTACAGCCACACCAGGGTGACCGTGAGGCCGAACGCCGCGGTCCAGGAGAAGCGCTGCGGAGCGCCGCTGCGCACGCCGGCCTCGATGCTGGTGAAGTCCATGATCAGGGAGAACGCGGCCAGGCCGATCGCGAGCAGGCCGATGAAGACGCCCAGCGGGATGCCGAAGATCTCAAAGGAGGTGCGCAGGCCGAACGGGGACTGCACGGCGCCGGTCCACATCATCACCATGTTGATCAGCGCGAACACCGCGTAGCCGATCAGGGCGATCATGAAGAAGCGCATCGCCTTCGGCGTGGCCCGGACCTTCCCGCTCTTGAACAGTACGAGGGTCACGGCGAAGACCGACAGCGTACCGATCACGGCCTGCAGGCCGACGCCGGGGAACATTCCGTCGAGGATCCGGGTCAGGCCGCCGAGGAAAAGGCCCTCAAGGGCGGCGTAGGCGAGGATCAGGGCCGGCGACGGCTGCTTCTTGAAGGTGTTGACCAGGGCCAGGACAAAGCCACCCAGGGCGCCGACGATCATCAGCATGGAGGCCAGGCCCTGCGCCACCACCAGGGTGACGGCCGCGCCGGCAATGACGGCGGCCAGGCAGGCCGCCGTCTTCATGATGACGTCGTCGAAGGTCATCCGGCCCGAGTCGGCCGGTCCGGCGGCGGGACGGTTGTACATGTCCTGCAGCTGGTCGCTGCTCATCGCCTGCTGTGCCGGGTTCCATCCGCCCTGCGTCTGGCCGAACTGGGGCTGACCGTAGCCCTGACCGTAGGGAGCCTGTCCGTAGTTCTGACCGTAGCCCTGCCCGTAAGGGGCCGGAGGCGCCTGGGTGGCTCCACGGAAGTTCTTTCCGTTGAAGATCGGGTTTCCGCCAAGTGCCATTGCTGGTGTCCTCCAAATAAGGGGGTAAGTGATGAGTGGTCGCGAAGATCGGTACTCTCCACGCTACCAATTTCCACGTCCGGGCGGCAGGGAAAGTTCCCGCCGTCCCCGGCCGCAACACAACCGTGATCTCTGCCGTCCCGGCCGCGGCGCCGGCTCCCGGGCTTGAGACGTGAAGCGGGCCCTCGGGGCCCGGAAAACGGATTGTTTAGGCAGCATCCCAAACAACAAAAGTTTTCATTAGCCGAACTGAACTATCGTTTGGCCACAGCTTCATGGTCGTTACACGATCGCGACGTTTGAGCACCTCGGAGCGGCATTCGGGACGCTCCCGGGGCGGTAGCATTGGGCCAACAGGGTGACGGGCGTCACAACCAGTTCGTCTCCATCGCATCGAAGTATCAGCACCGCCCCGTCCCCTGATCGTTCGCAGCGGTTGCAACGGCGCAACCCAGACCACCCCCCTGTGGAGGTTTTCAATTTGAGAAGCACATCGAAAGGCCTGTCGCTGAGACGGCGCGGCGGACTGCTGAAAGCGGTGGGGGCCGTGTTCGCCGCCGTGGCCGCCCTTCTGCTGGTCATCGCCCCGGCGTCGCAGGCCACCACCCCTTCGCCGACACCGTCGCCGTCGAGCACCTCGTTCCAGAACAGCATCAGCGGCTTCCTCCGCGGCGATGACCGCGCCCCGCTTGCCGGTGTCACCATCACCGCCAAGGGCGGGGACTTCACCGGAACAACCAAGTCGGCTGCCAACGGCTCCTGGACCATCGGCGTCCCCACGCAGGGAACGTACGAGGTCGAGCTGGACACCAAGACGCTCCCTGAAGGCATCAAACTGGCCGACGGGCAGGAAAACCCGCGCAAGGTCACCTTCAGCCAGACCTCCAACCTCTCGGTGATCTTCGCCTTCGGCAAGGGCATCGTCGTCCAGCAGCAGGACTTCGGCAAGAACCTGCTCAACCGTCTGGTGGCAGGCCTCAGCTTCGGCCTGCTGCTGGCGCTCGCTTCGGTAGGCCTGTCGCTGATTTTCGGCACCACCGGCCTGACCAACTTCGCCCACGGCGAGATGGTCACCCTCGGCGCCGTGCTGGTTTTCGCCTTCAACGCCATGAACCTGCCGTTCTGGCTCGCCATTCTGCTCGCACTCCTCGGCGGCGGCCTCTTTGGTTACGTCCAGGACGCCGGGCTGTGGAAGCCGCTGCGGCGCCGCGGCACCGGCCTGGTCCCGATGATGATCGTCAGCATCGGCCTGGCCCTTGCTGTCCGCTACATCATCCAGTTCTACTTCGGCGGCGCCACCCAGCAGCTGCCCTTCGCCCAAAGCGCCGAAATCCAGCTCGGGCCGGTGTCGATCTCACCCAACAACCTCTGGTCCCTGCTGATCAGCGTGGTCGTTATCGCCATCCTCGGCGTCGTGCTGCTTAAGACCCGGCTGGGCAAGGCGACCCGCGCGGTGGCGGACAACCCGGCACTGGCCGCGGCCTCCGGCATCGACGTCGACTCCGTGATCCGGATTGTCTGGGTCACCGGCGGAATGCTCGCCGCCCTCGGCGGCATCCTCTGGGCTTACTACCGGCCCGGCGTCACCTTTGACATGGGGTCGCAGATCCTGCTGCTCATCTTCGCGGGCGTCACCCTCGGCGGCCTGGGCACCGTCTGGGGCGCCCTGCTCGGATCCATCATCGTCGGCATCTTCGTGGAGCTGACCACCGTCTTCGGCCTCGCCGCCGACCTCAAGTACGTGGGAGCACTGTTCATCATGATCGTTGTCCTCTTGTTCCGGCCGCAGGGCATCCTGGGCCGCCGCGAGCGCGTGGGTTAGGAGACAGACATGGACTTCGGATTCATTCTTTCCAGCGCAGCCGGTGAACTTTTCAGCCCGACGACGGCGGCGTACGCGCTTGCCGCGCTCGGCCTGGCGGTCCACTTCGGCTACTCCGGCCTGCTGAACTTCGGCCAGGCGGGCTTCATGGCGGTCGGAGCCTACGGCTTCGCCATCTCCACCTTGACGTTCCACGTGCCGTTCTTCGTGGGCCTGCTGATCGCCGTCGTCTGCTCGGCGATTTTCGCCTTGCTGCTCGGCATCCCGACGCTCCGGCTGCGGGCCGACTACCTAGCGATCGTCACCATCGCGGCCGCGGAAATCGTCCGCTACATCGTCACCACCAACCAGCTGACGTCCGTGACGGGCTCGGCCAACGGTCTGGCGGCCTTCGAGGGCGACTTCTACGCCATGAACCCGTTCCCCGAGGGGTCCTACTTCGGGATGAACAACCGTGACTTCTTCATCCGGGTGGTCGGCTGGGCGCTCGTGATCGTCTGCTGCCTGCTGGTCTGGCTGCTGATGCGCAGCCCCTGGGGCCGCGTCCTCAAGGGCATCCGCGAGGACGAAAACGCAGTCCGGTCACTCGGTAAGAACGTTTACTCCTACAAGATGCAGGCTCTGGTGATTGGCGGTGTCCTCGGCGCCCTGGCCGGCATGGTGTTCACGCTCCCCCGCGGAGCTGTGCAGCCGGCCAACTACGGCACTGAGTTGACGTTCTTCCTCTACACCTGCCTGCTGCTGGGCGGACTTGGCACTGTGCTGGGTCCCGTCATCGGCGCGATGATCTTCTGGGTCGTGCTCTCCCTCACCCAGGGAGTGCTGTACGGCCTGATCGAATCGGGCGCCATCACGTGGCTGAACACGGTCCAGGCCGGGCAGCTGCGCTACATCCTGGTCGGCATCGCACTGATGCTGCTGATGATCTTCAGGCCCCAGGGCGTCTTCGGCAACAAGAAGGAGCTGGCGTTCGCATGAGCACGAGCATGAACAGTGAAGCACCAAAAGCCGGTGGCGGGACGTCCGGTGCCGCCGACACTATCGACTACATGACGGATACGCGTCCGATTGCTGCCGGCGAGATCGCGCCCGGCTGCAAGAAGCGCGATCCGATTGTGGTGGCGGAGAACGTCACCCGCAGCTTCGGCGGCATCAACGCCGTCGACGTCGAGTACCTCGAAATCCCCCGGCACAAGATCACCGCTTTGATCGGTCCGAACGGGGCGGGCAAAACCACCTTGTTCAACCTGCTCACCGGCTTCGACACTCCGAACTCGGGCAAGTGGCAGTTTGAAGGCAACGCCCTCGCCGGCGTCTCCTCCTACAAGGTGGCGCGGATGGGTAT contains:
- a CDS encoding Bax inhibitor-1/YccA family protein encodes the protein MALGGNPIFNGKNFRGATQAPPAPYGQGYGQNYGQAPYGQGYGQPQFGQTQGGWNPAQQAMSSDQLQDMYNRPAAGPADSGRMTFDDVIMKTAACLAAVIAGAAVTLVVAQGLASMLMIVGALGGFVLALVNTFKKQPSPALILAYAALEGLFLGGLTRILDGMFPGVGLQAVIGTLSVFAVTLVLFKSGKVRATPKAMRFFMIALIGYAVFALINMVMMWTGAVQSPFGLRTSFEIFGIPLGVFIGLLAIGLAAFSLIMDFTSIEAGVRSGAPQRFSWTAAFGLTVTLVWLYVEIIRLLAILRGDD
- a CDS encoding branched-chain amino acid ABC transporter permease; its protein translation is MGAVFAAVAALLLVIAPASQATTPSPTPSPSSTSFQNSISGFLRGDDRAPLAGVTITAKGGDFTGTTKSAANGSWTIGVPTQGTYEVELDTKTLPEGIKLADGQENPRKVTFSQTSNLSVIFAFGKGIVVQQQDFGKNLLNRLVAGLSFGLLLALASVGLSLIFGTTGLTNFAHGEMVTLGAVLVFAFNAMNLPFWLAILLALLGGGLFGYVQDAGLWKPLRRRGTGLVPMMIVSIGLALAVRYIIQFYFGGATQQLPFAQSAEIQLGPVSISPNNLWSLLISVVVIAILGVVLLKTRLGKATRAVADNPALAAASGIDVDSVIRIVWVTGGMLAALGGILWAYYRPGVTFDMGSQILLLIFAGVTLGGLGTVWGALLGSIIVGIFVELTTVFGLAADLKYVGALFIMIVVLLFRPQGILGRRERVG
- a CDS encoding branched-chain amino acid ABC transporter permease; protein product: MDFGFILSSAAGELFSPTTAAYALAALGLAVHFGYSGLLNFGQAGFMAVGAYGFAISTLTFHVPFFVGLLIAVVCSAIFALLLGIPTLRLRADYLAIVTIAAAEIVRYIVTTNQLTSVTGSANGLAAFEGDFYAMNPFPEGSYFGMNNRDFFIRVVGWALVIVCCLLVWLLMRSPWGRVLKGIREDENAVRSLGKNVYSYKMQALVIGGVLGALAGMVFTLPRGAVQPANYGTELTFFLYTCLLLGGLGTVLGPVIGAMIFWVVLSLTQGVLYGLIESGAITWLNTVQAGQLRYILVGIALMLLMIFRPQGVFGNKKELAFA